DNA from Lemur catta isolate mLemCat1 chromosome 7, mLemCat1.pri, whole genome shotgun sequence:
gtctccggtgccctatctcttaaagggacagacgcggacctgcaccgaggcgaggggccgcgagcgtgaaatattaaagcgggattttttttttatctctctctttctttctttctttctcttttcttccttgttttctctttcttcttcttgttactcatattgtttctcttttttttttttcttttttcctttctttttcttttctcctttccggtggccctccagcccaggagctactgtatactcctgagtgctccagacccccagctctgattcctatcagaccctgaaaattgccccccagtgccagtgatctgcaggtgggcagcagcaattgtgcgggccaaggtctaactgctgcagagccatagggtgccaggcggctccccaggaggctccatcccctgatccatagaccctctccaggtccccttcccaggtgtgaacactgagtgcttccccagacgcaagagtgtggagcccggaccttgggaacactgggacagtgtagacctttgcccatgggagctgcagcagctggggcactgagtgagtgagggcactgcctcctctgcctagccagtgtctttcctgcagaaagagacagaaaccacacatccagaggaagaaccaaaagtcggggggggaagaaaaagagagggagaagaggctttctgcttgcaaatagtgtgaatcctgcctactaactgaaagtccacaacacagtgatttaacttgccaaactggtcttaggtcaagccaaccctctgggggtggacccatcagaagcagtcccccaactgagatagaaaaaaaactctaaacaacacacaacagtctccccctctagataaaggaagcaacatacctagactgtttcacagcctaagaacagagtacaagacgtgctgttaactagactaaagctgtgagaaaagatctaacgatagagccagatgggaagggctcagcggaaaaatatggggagcacaaaaaaccaaacggaaacctcgcccccaaagagaaataccaactctcctccaattggcacaagccagtttcagaataccaacatgttaccagaacaatttcagtcttgggttataaataagctgaatgatatacaagaaaacattgacatccaacgcaaagaaaccgcaaaaaaattccaggatttggaagaaaaattcactaaagaaatagaaatattgaagaaaaaccaaactgaactcctagaaatgagggatttattcagggagctacaaaacacagtggaaagtctcaagaacagggtagatcaaatagaagacagaatctcagagattgaagataactctttccaattaaataagacagtcacagagatagaacaaagaaataagaaaaaagatcagagtcttcaagaaatgtgggattatgtgaagaaacctaacatgagagttataggcatccctgaaggtgaagaagataataagcaagggctggataaactatttgaagacataatagaagaaaatttcccaggccttgctaaaactttagatatacaggttcaagaagctcaaagaacccctggtagattcatagcaaataggaaaacaccatgccacgtagtcatcagactgatgaaaatatccactaaagagacccttcttcgagctgtaaggagaaagaaacaagtaacatacaaagggagacccattagaattacgccagatttctcaactgaaactttacaagcaagaagaagttggggccccattctcactcttctgaaacagaataatgcccagcctagaatcttgtacccagctaagctaagctttctatatgaaggagaaattaagacattctcagataaacaaagactgagggaattcaccaagacaagaccacccctccaagaagtactcaaaagagagttacacacggatcatcacaacaaagacccacgaatgtaaaaccacccaagagctaaagatcaaattctagccaccacaatggctcaagagagaaaacatagcaatgaagttccacccaataagataaacagaaatctatcccaattgtcagttctctcactaaatgtcaatggcctgaattccccactcaagagacatagactgggccaatggataaaaaaacacaaaccaagtatctgctgccttcaggaaactcacttaactggcaaagatgcatttagactgaaaataaaaggatggaacttgatatttcaagtaaatggtagccaaaagaaagctggtgtggcagttttaatttccaataacttagtctttaaaccaacaaaagtaataaaagacaaagacggttactacacaccggtgaaaggcacaattcaacaagaagacataaccatacttaatatatatgcacccaatctaggcgcacccagattcataaagcaaatcctactcgatctaaaccaaatcatagacaacaacactttaatagttggagactttaacaccccactgacagcacaggacagatcctccaagcagaaaatatgcaaagaaatagtagacttaaacagaatgctagaacaaatgggcctgactgacatctacaggacattctacccgaaatccactgaatatacattcttctcatcggctcacgggacattctctaagattgaccatatcctaggtcataaagcaagtcttaaaaaaattaaaaaaagagaaatcataccctgcatcttctcagatcacaatggaataaaagtaataatgaaccctaacaggaactctcattcctacttaaagtcatggaagctaaacaaccttctcctgaataacaattttgtaaaggaagaaattaagtcagaaatcaaaacattctttgaattaaatgacaaaggtgacacaacttatcaaaatctatgggatgcagctaaagcagtcctgagaggaaaattcatttccataaatgcctatttcaaagagacagacaacttacaaatagacaacttaatgaatagactcaaagagctggagaaagaagaacagactgaccccaaacccagcagaaggtgagaaattattaagatcaaatcagaattaaatgaaaaagacaacaaaaatactataagggaaattaataaaacaaaaaggtggttctttgaaaagataaataaaattgacacaccactggctagactaaccaagagcagaaaagaaaaatctttaataacttccatcaggaacatgaaaggagaaatcacaaccgaagccacagagatacatgacattatctatgaatattacaaaaatctttatgcacacaaattggaaaatgaggaggaaatggacaaatttttagaaacacacagccttcccaagctcaatcacgaagaaatagaattcttgaatagaccaatatcaagaactgaaattcaaacagcaataaaaaaaccttcccaaaaagaaaagccctgacccagatgggttcacacctgaattttaccatacatacaaagatgaactggtgcccatcctacataaactattcttcaatattgagaaggatggaattctccccaacacattctaccaagccaatataacattgataccaaaaccaggaaaggatgcaacaaaaaaagaaaactacagaccaatttctctcatgaacgtagatgcaaaaattatcaataaaatcctagcaaatcgtatccaagtgctgattaaaaaaataattcatcacgaccaagtaggcttcatcccagagatgcaggggtggttcaacatatgaaaatctataaatgtaattaaccacgtaaatagaggcaaaaataaagaccatatgatcctctcaatagatgcagaaaaagcatttgacaaaattcaacacccttttatgataaaaacacttaacaacataggcataaatgggacctacctaaaaataatacaagccatatatgacaaacccacagccaacatcatactgaatggggaaaaattgaaagcattcccactcagaactggaaccagacaaggctgcccactgtccccattacttttcaacatagtattggaagtccttgcgagagctatcagacaagagagcagaatcaaaggtctccaaaaagggacagaagagatcaaactctcactcttcgctgatgacatgatgttgtatctggaaaaccccaaggactcaaccaagagactcctggaattaattaacgaattcagtaatgtctcaggttacaaagtcaatacacacaaatcagaggcattcatatatgccaataccattcaatcagagaaccaaatgaaggactcaatacctttcaaaatagcaacagagaaaataaaatatctacgaatatatttaactaaagaggtaaaggacctctataaagagaactatgaaacgctaaggaaggaaattgcagaacacgtaaataagtggaaatccataccatgctcatggattggaagaactaacatcgttaaaatgtctatactacccaaagtaatctatagattcaatgtaattcctattaaattaccaacatcatttttcacagatttagaaaaaataattatacactttgtatggaatcagagaagaccccatatagcaaaagcaatcttaagcaataaaaacaaaatgcgaggtattgatttgccagacttcaaactatactacaaagctgtggttcttaaaactgcctggtattggcacaagggcaggaacacagaccagtggaacagaacagaaaacccaaatataaaaccatcctcatataaccatctaatctttgacaaaatagacaaaaacatactctggggacaagagtccctattcaataaatggtgctgggaaaactggatagccacatgtagaagactgaaacaggacccacagatttcacctctcacaaaaatcaaatcacggtggataacagatttaaaccttaaatgggaaacgattagaattctagaagaaaatgtaggaaagactcttacagacattggtctaggcaaagaatttatgaagaaaacccctaaggcaatcgcagcaacaacaaaaataaacgactgggacctgattaaattaaaaagcttctgcacagccaaagaaacagtcacgaaaataaacagagagcctacagaatgggaaaaaattttcgcatactacacatcagataaaagactgataacaagaatctatttagaactcaggaaaatcagcaagaaaaaaatcaaacaatcctatcaaaaaataggcaaaggacatgaatagaaatttttcaaaagaagacataagaatggccaaaaaacgtatcaaaaaatgctcaacatccctaatcatcagggaaatgcaaatcaaaaccacaatgagataccacttaactccggtgagaatggcctttatcaaaaaatcccaaaacaacacatgctggcgtggatgcgaagagacaggaacactcatacactgctggtgggaatgcaaattagtgcaacccctatggaaagcaatatggagataccttaaacagattcaagtagacctaccattcgatccagcattcccattattgggcatatacccagaagaacaaaagtcattctttaacaaagacacctgtacctgaatgtttatagcagcacaattcacagtcgcaaagatgtggaaacaacccaagtgcccatcaatccatgaatggattagtaaactgtggtatatgtataccatggagtactactcagctataagaaataacgatgatacgacatctctttggttctcctggagagagctggaacccattatactaagtgaagtatccaaagaatggaaaaacaagcatcacatgtactcaccagaaaactggtttccctgatcatcacctaaatgtacatcggggaaggataccaattggatatcagactgggatggggggtggggggaggggatgggtgtatgcctgcatggcgagtgcattgcacaccctctggggaatggtcatgcttgaaggtgcagacccggggaggtggggggggaggggatgaagatatgactacatgatgagtgccaggcacactgtctggagaatgagaactgacgcgcttgggactctgactcagggggatgggcgggacatggacaatgtatatgacctaaacttatgtacccccatcatgagctcaaataaaaaaaaaataataataataatatagaagTAAATCAGGTAAGGAGACAGTTTCTgacagggcagaggaagagaaccATTCCTCCTTTCTTGTGGGCTGCCATTAGGCaaagaattaaatatagaattcctggaaggaaagaaggggagcTTTCCAAAGGTAGGAGAAAGAAGTGTAAAGATGCAAAAGTAGATGCTAAATTTCAAGACAGTGGGAGGAAGCAAAGAGAGAGTTCTGCCAGTGAATATGAAGAACACAAAAATCAGTgttgtcctgtgtgtgtgtgaacacacatgtgcatatgagtgcatgtgagtgtgtgtatgtgcaatATATGAATACTTCATGGTGTTATTTTAAAGCTTCACAGCAGGTGCCCCAGGTAAACACTTAACTAGTGAGTACCTCTCTTCTGCTGTGCATGGGAATGCCAGTTTGCCCTTTGGGCATATAATGATAACGTATAACATTTTGTGCATCCAAAAATCTCTTCCATACATTACTCTTGTTTTTCCCTACCACTTCAGCCATCATCTGGCTTGGACCATTACCCCACTTTGCTGTAGACCCACGTTGTGCCCTAGTGCAACTTGCTTCCTTTCAATTGGTGTTTCCCTTCCCTGTGTTGCTTTTCCCTATGCATGAGCACACATCCTTTCCTCAGTTGTCTGCAATGACAAGGAGAGACAAAGCTTCAGTCAATGTTCATTGCAATTTACCTAGCCTGACATCAAGTCAGAAGGAACAGCTTACCTCCCTCCAGGAGAAGTGGTCTTAAACCTCCCTCTCCTAACTAAAGTCTAAGTCTCAGCCACCAAGAAACTCCAAGAAAGGGAAGCAGTTCCCTCCTCAGCTTTCATCTTCAATCCCAGGGTCGTCTTGTTTCCGGGATGACTGATGATAAGAAACTTCATTTCCCTTGTGAGAATCCTCTGTCAGTGCCCCTGAGCCCAAACTTCCCACCTCCTGTCTTCTCCATTCCTCAGAGGTTATGTATTTTTAAGGttcttttctcagtctttctttcGTTCCAGTTATTTGCACTTATGCTTTCTCTCAGCTGTAATACATGCCTTGGTGTAGATGTCTCTGAATTCTGCCCATCCAGCCCAGATTTGTACTTGTGTTCTTTCACAGTGTGAAATGAGGAAAAGATCATAGAACCTGGAATCAGAACTCCTGAGGGGTAGGATTGGAATAAATCAGGTTGAGGACTTACGTAGctattccctcttcccccagacTGACAAGACGAGAAATTACAGAGTCACTGATTTCCCTAGGAGCAGGGTACGCCTTCCAAGATTTCCATAgtgtccccacccccaacccttcCCCAGGAGGCCCAACCTTGCAGGTGTATAAATAGGTGCTCTTGAagcttcctgccccagcctggccctccctCCTTCCAAAATGGACAAGTCCCTGCTGCTGGGACTCCCTGTCCTGCTCTGCTGCTTTAGGGGTGAGTCCCTGGGGCTGACAAGTGAGATGAATCCAGGATCAGCAGTGGCTTACGGCTCCCATCACAGAACCCTCAGGGAGTCATACGCTAACAGAAGCACGATGACTTGCTGTCTAATGCTGTGCTTCCAACCACAGTCTGTCGTGTCTCTAGGACCTTAAACAAAGCCCTTCACTCTCCCCTTAGGGGAAGGAAGAGCTGGGTTAGAGAGGAATTGAGACGATTTTCACAGAGGCTGTGAAATGAGGTTTGGAGAATGAGGTTAGACAGTGTATCTTTTTTTCAACAGTACTATCTGGATCATTTCGACACAGAGATAATGCAGGTGAGTGGAAACGGGTGAGTGACATGAGAGGGGGAGGTCTGAGGAGAGGAGACGAGTGGGGCAGAGTGGGTGGGTATGGGGGGCATGGTAAAGGGGCCCAGAAGTAGACCTTGTGTTTCAACACTCAGCGACCTCTCTCAGCAGGACagtctgggctgggggctgctctTAGGTTTGACAAAATAACATTGGCAGCAGCCAGCAGGCTAGGAGTGAGTCACGAAGagccaggcagagaggaaggagaaggaaggacacTGACTCTGCAGGACCTGTGTGGCCAAATGTGAAGGACAGCAATGTCGTGAATTTCAGGTACTTGTCCCCATGGTCAGATTCCAGGCACACGTGGGTAGGAATGCCACATAGGGTCAATTAAAAGAAGGGAATAAGGAAAAGACCAGTGTGCATTTATCTTTCTCCTTCTGGCCTGTGCCGCACTTGTAGGAACGTGTAGAGGAGTATGAGAATCTCTGAAGAGGTGACGAGAactggaaggagagaggaggtgcAGAGATGCCTTGTAGGTGACTCGGCtttggagagacagacagggcCTAGAACGGCCCCAGGATAAGAGTGCAGGAAGGACCCTGAAGGGGAGATTACAAGGACCCTATGCAGGGCTAAATCTCAGACACAATTACagatttgctttatttctctttgccAGCACAGTCAGTGAAGTAATTATTGAGGAAGAtgaattttctggtgagtatgaAGCACCTAATCTGATCATCTCAGTCTTGATGATGTTCTTCTCCTTACCCCTCCacctctctttcccctcccactTTTCAGGCTAAAAGTCCTGAGCCCATAAACTCCAGTCACTCTCTTGGCTTAGACTGTTTAAATGGAGGCAGATATTCATGCTTACCGGGGCTCTGGAAAAGCCCCCTGGCTCCAAGCAGACCTCAAACCTGAAAGGGGAGATGGGTCCTTTCATGGTAGTGACACATTCTCTCACTTCTATTTCCCTACTCTCTGGGCAAGACCTACAAGTTGTTCAGTGCAGGATGTGCCACCTCCAGTTCCCAGGAGAAAAGTGCTCTAGAGGCAGAGGAATATGTACTGCAACAACAGAAGAGGCCTGCACAGTGGGGAGGATTTTCAAAAGTAAGTTATGGgttggggaaaggaggaaggggcagaggaagcAGACAGGGACATATCAGCTATGGTGAAAGGTGGGACCTAAATTTACTTTTACTACAGACAGTCTCATGCCTGGGATGACTGATATCTCTACCCCCATCATATACCATAATGAAAAACAGATAGAGGTTGTTACTAGGGGATGAGGGTATGTAGCCAAGGAGACAGCATTTTGTGAAGCCTGAAGAAAATAGAGGAGAATGAATTGAGGTGGGAGAAGATGCATGATCTATGCCCAAAGGATAACAGTGAgtagttggggtggggagggagctctTGGTCTTTGTTTCTGCCTGGATTTCCTTATGGATGGTTCTAAACCAGACACTGGCTAAATGGCCCTTGATGGGTAAGAATAGAAGtcataatttctctcttttaccACCCTTTGTGCTAAACAATCTGTTGGCATTTATAATCCTCATTTAAATCAGTGtttctgggccaggtgtggtggctcacccctgtaatcccagcactctgggaggccgaggcgggaggatgggtcgaggtcaggagttcgagaccagcctgagcaaaagtgagaccccgcctctactaaaaatagaaataaattatctggacatctaaaaatatatatagaaaaaattacctgggcatagtggcacatgcctgtagttccagctacttgggaggctgaggcaggaggatggcttgagccaaggagtttgagagtttgaggttgctgtgagctagactgatgccacggcactctagcccgggcaacagagcaagactctgtctcaaaaaaataaattaataaataaaataaaataaaccagtgTTTCTGAATAGAAACATCCAACTTTGGCAATCCCTCAATTGCTGCTCTCATTACCATCCTACTCCCAATAATACTTTTAGACTGCTCtatcattgctttttcttttgggaaGCCCTAACTTGCAACATCTTCCAGTTCTTCACATTTAAATAACAGAGCCTCGAACTACATGAGGTTATTTTTCTATGCTGGTATGGTCTGGAGAAAAGATTGTTTGCAGAAGCCTCAAGGCCAGGCTTGCTGACCTGCTTTTCCTCCCTTCTGCAGAGGATCGAGCTCCCTGGCTAACCTTCATGGGCTGCCTAAAGAACTGTGCTAATGTGAAAAACATAAAGTGGAGTGTCTACCTGGTGACCTTCAAGTGCTGCAGAGGCTATGACCTGTGCAATGAAAAGCTTTAGAAGATGCTGGTTCTTCTGTGGCTCCAATGTCTGGCTGGGGTTGTTGTCTCACACTCTTCACAATGACATCCTAAAAAtaccttcttctttcttcccttctgtagcaagatattttaatatttttcatggcTTTTTTGGCTCTGTGTTATTCTTCTTGTCCCACTCCAGTTAAAGTATATTAACACTGGCCTCGTGGAGGGGGGTggcaacatgaaaataaataacttgagTCTTCCTGGGTTTTGTTCATGAATGTTGTTCCCAGCGGTGAGGAGAAGACTAAGACGTAGAAATGACTTTGCAACCATAACTGCAGAAAGGGAAGGACTTCCTGGATTCTGGAATGAGCCTCCCTTTGAAGCTGGGAGTTGGAGAAGGAATCTGTGGTATTCTAGAGGTAGTACCTGTCCCAGCTTCTCCAGCAAACTCATTAGCATCAACCCCTAGACAGGAAAAGCTGCAAGATGTGTCCAGGGAGATGAGACTATCAGAAGCAGCTCCCAAGGCGTGGCATGGAGGAAGCTGAGAGTCATAGGGTCTGAGGAAGACATTTGTGTCTGGCCACTGGGCACCTCATCAGCAACTGCTGTGGACAGAAGTTACATGACCAGATGCCTCTCCCACTCCACCTTCATGTCACACGCACTCAAGCTTTCCAGTATATAATTCTAGTATCCTGGGGAAAATAGGAGTGGGTTGGAACAAATCTGCTCACAAGAATTAAGGCTGTTTTCTAACAAACTGGTAGAATGAAGCCTGGAAAGAGTGATTAATTgctattataaaaacataaagaaagctACCTTTCTTCCATACccaaattgtgttttcttttttgtctttcctccAAACCCTTccttaattcatttaacaaacatgtaTTCAAAACatgctgtgttccaggcacttccAGACTCCAGGATACAGACGTTGTGATCCCTATCCCTATCCGTATTAGCTTAGTCTAATGGGAGAGACAGACCTTAGAGGAATAATAGCTCACACTTACATGGCAATCACTATGAGGCACTGCTATAAATACTTTATATCTTCTGACTCATGTATTCTTCACACAAACCTGAGCAGCATACTACTGCCCATTTGGGTCAGTCAGAAAACAGAAACAGCACCAGTTATTTtttacaaagatattttatttttttttcaaagtattactGTCTTTATTAATGCCATAAGGCAGTATTTCATACATTAACTCAGCTTACAGTAGAAACATTTTATGTACAACTGTAGAGTAACTGCTGCACAGATAGCTCCAACTTAAAAAATGGGTTGTAATTTTAAAGTCCATTGAGTTGTATgatatataaattagaaaatattttctctgtagaaaatagtaaaaatgacaTTTCCCAAGTCGATTTAAACCAAATAGAAGCTGAGtacattatacatttataaatacgATTTGAATCCAAGAGAAACattagtttcatttattcaaacagttatgtttttcttaaaattatgtgaAGTGAAATTCCTATTATTCTTCCCTATTACTCTTGATTTAtgccttattatttttctttaggctAATCCATAACCCACATCAAGGTTTTAGCTATTCCTTCCCAAAGGACAGGTACCATATCATTTAATCTGCTTGATAAGGTACTCATTCCTACCCAAATCATGAAATGTTCTGGTTCTTATTAAAGCATACTCATAATTTGGGCAAAACCAGAATCTAATAAATTATAACCCACAAGGTATTAATATATGTGGACTATCACCAAACATCTTCCCCTAATTCCCTGTGGCTTGATGAGAAACCATGAGGAACCAGGAGTAGACTGATAAAATTGACAAGTGGATCAAGGAATAAAAGCCAAGAGAATTCTGAGAACTGAGGGAAAGAAACATCTAGTCAGGACTCAAGGATAGAACTGAAGTTCCAATAGAAAAAGGATGTTGCCTCAAGGATCAGGAGTTGAGTTGGCTATGAGAGCCCCTACTGCAAGGTGATCAAGAAAACAGCAGTTAGAGGAAGCATatgtgcctggcttctggcgGGGCCTCTCATTTCCAGCACCacaaaaaaaaagggagaagaaaacagcAGTTAAAGATTGGGTTAAGTGAGAGAAACCACAACCTAGAAAGATTTTAGTTGTTCAAACTGAACGAAAACAAAGACAGACCACGTAGTTTTAATTTTCCTATCATAGTTTGTTCCAGGATTCCCAATACAGAATCTCTAGGAATGAAGGCAAGAAGATAATGCCACTCTCAAGCTCCTGTGCTATGTAGAATGTTTCCCAGAGAAATA
Protein-coding regions in this window:
- the PATE1 gene encoding prostate and testis expressed protein 1 is translated as MDKSLLLGLPVLLCCFRVLSGSFRHRDNAVSEVIIEEDEFSDLQVVQCRMCHLQFPGEKCSRGRGICTATTEEACTVGRIFKKDRAPWLTFMGCLKNCANVKNIKWSVYLVTFKCCRGYDLCNEKL